From Zhongshania aliphaticivorans, one genomic window encodes:
- a CDS encoding pilus assembly protein TadG-related protein, which translates to MRAQQKFNHHPTKQAGVITILAVLMMLSLFTFVAVVADTGRLYLEKRSLQKNADLAAMETALIYCRDQSLDVEAMSMADMYVLSASRNDFKGNDTNSSIAISRTGNAVTVNLVHTVPASLFAQLLPSEDNEISLSATATAKACEPTAQIAIRSNLISINSQQSSLLNAVLGDILGGTLNLNIAAWQGLLNTNVNLLDLLDALSISLGISAGDYDSVLTTALSVGTLLDLTATVLDNSGATTVATSVEDISSLVPGDFDSIALGDLLKIGDDLPAAALDVPINVLNLVQGGLQLANENSFVALNQAVNVFGLLNGEMGIKIIEAAQFSAIGNPDFDDITARTSQADIFISLRSSLLNGLGLASISPLPAQIDVIVKAATANASIVNESQNCDGGPSSINSNTNTSAATIQIGRIGNTPAASRANFAAGSYTLNRTPIANITVLGIPIFRLEMKATLTVASGTTFINHEQSPSEEYLPEVKDGIGENAYSPTGTNLGNVLSLQIDLNPVLIGIIPLGFVLNPILNSVTAVLDGVLSALLIPIINPLLSSLGTSLAGANVGAALTCENDKVRLVN; encoded by the coding sequence ATGCGAGCACAGCAAAAATTTAATCACCACCCTACTAAGCAGGCCGGTGTCATCACAATTTTGGCTGTGCTGATGATGTTGAGTTTATTTACCTTTGTCGCGGTGGTTGCTGATACTGGTCGACTTTATTTAGAAAAGCGCAGCCTGCAAAAAAATGCCGACTTAGCGGCGATGGAGACGGCATTAATCTACTGTCGAGATCAAAGCCTCGACGTAGAAGCCATGAGCATGGCAGATATGTACGTATTGTCGGCAAGCCGAAATGATTTTAAAGGCAACGATACCAATAGCAGCATCGCAATCAGTCGCACCGGAAATGCCGTTACCGTCAATCTTGTACATACCGTGCCCGCCTCACTATTTGCTCAGTTACTTCCCTCTGAAGATAATGAGATCAGCCTCAGCGCAACGGCGACAGCAAAGGCTTGTGAACCAACCGCGCAAATTGCTATACGCAGCAACCTTATTTCCATAAACAGTCAACAAAGCAGCCTGCTGAATGCCGTGCTGGGCGATATACTTGGCGGAACACTCAATTTAAATATTGCCGCTTGGCAAGGCCTACTGAATACTAATGTCAATCTACTAGACTTACTCGATGCATTATCTATTAGCCTAGGAATCTCGGCTGGAGACTACGATAGCGTTCTAACAACCGCGCTTTCGGTTGGTACCTTGCTAGACTTAACCGCGACTGTTTTAGACAACTCTGGCGCGACTACCGTAGCAACTAGCGTTGAAGACATCAGCAGCCTTGTGCCAGGCGACTTTGACAGCATTGCGCTCGGAGATCTGTTAAAGATCGGCGACGACCTGCCCGCAGCCGCACTTGACGTTCCTATAAACGTACTCAATCTAGTACAAGGTGGGCTCCAACTTGCAAATGAGAACAGCTTTGTAGCACTTAACCAAGCGGTGAATGTGTTTGGTCTCCTCAATGGAGAAATGGGGATAAAAATCATCGAAGCCGCACAATTTTCGGCCATCGGTAACCCAGACTTTGACGACATTACCGCAAGAACTTCTCAGGCTGATATTTTTATTTCGCTAAGGTCTAGTTTGCTCAATGGTCTCGGTTTGGCAAGTATCTCACCACTACCAGCTCAAATAGACGTCATTGTTAAAGCGGCAACCGCAAATGCCAGCATCGTAAATGAAAGCCAAAATTGCGACGGTGGGCCAAGCAGCATAAATAGCAATACTAATACCAGTGCCGCGACGATCCAAATAGGCAGAATCGGTAATACCCCCGCTGCATCACGGGCTAATTTTGCGGCTGGTAGCTACACACTTAACCGTACACCTATCGCAAACATTACCGTATTAGGCATTCCAATCTTCCGACTTGAAATGAAGGCAACATTGACAGTGGCTAGTGGGACAACATTCATAAACCACGAACAGTCACCGTCCGAAGAATACCTACCAGAAGTTAAAGACGGAATTGGCGAAAACGCCTACTCTCCTACCGGCACAAATCTTGGCAACGTGCTCAGCTTACAGATCGACCTTAATCCTGTATTAATAGGTATAATCCCATTAGGATTTGTATTGAACCCGATTCTTAATTCGGTAACTGCGGTATTAGATGGCGTCCTTTCCGCTCTGTTAATCCCAATCATAAACCCGTTGCTAAGCAGCCTTGGAACTAGCTTAGCTGGTGCCAATGTTGGCGCTGCCCTGACCTGTGAAAATGATAAAGTCAGACTGGTAAATTAA
- the recA gene encoding recombinase RecA, which yields MDPNKQKALESALSQIERQFGKGSIMKMGDSSREVMPSVSTGSLGLDIALGIGGLPYGRIVEIYGPESSGKTTLCLQVMAEAQKAGKTVAIVDAEHALDPQYAEKLGVNLEDLLVSQPDTGEQALEITDMLVRSGSVDVIVIDSVAALVPKAEIEGEMGDTHVGLQARLMSQALRKLTGNIKNANCLVIFINQIRMKIGVMFGNPETTSGGNSLKFYASVRLDIRRTGAVKDGEEVIGNETRVKVVKNKVSPPFKQAEFQILYGQGIYRLGEVIDLGVKQGLVDKAGAWYAYKGDKIGQGKANAAKYLAEHPEIAAEIEGQVREALLPKPTAKKVADESVVAEK from the coding sequence ATGGATCCCAATAAGCAAAAAGCACTGGAATCGGCACTTAGCCAGATTGAGCGCCAGTTTGGTAAGGGTTCAATCATGAAAATGGGCGATAGCTCACGGGAAGTGATGCCATCTGTCTCTACTGGCTCGCTGGGACTGGATATTGCCCTAGGCATTGGCGGCCTACCCTATGGTCGAATAGTTGAAATCTACGGGCCAGAGTCCTCTGGTAAAACCACACTGTGTTTACAGGTTATGGCCGAGGCTCAGAAAGCGGGTAAAACCGTTGCGATTGTGGACGCTGAGCATGCACTAGACCCTCAGTACGCGGAAAAGCTGGGGGTTAATCTTGAAGATTTACTGGTTTCCCAGCCAGATACGGGTGAGCAGGCATTAGAAATTACCGATATGCTGGTTCGCTCAGGCTCGGTAGATGTCATTGTTATCGATTCGGTAGCCGCGTTAGTGCCCAAAGCCGAAATTGAAGGTGAAATGGGCGACACCCATGTTGGTCTGCAAGCGCGTTTAATGTCGCAAGCGCTACGTAAATTAACGGGTAATATTAAAAACGCGAACTGCCTCGTTATCTTTATTAACCAAATTCGTATGAAAATCGGGGTAATGTTTGGTAACCCTGAAACCACATCTGGTGGTAATTCACTAAAATTCTATGCATCAGTACGTCTCGATATTCGCCGCACCGGTGCGGTCAAAGACGGCGAAGAAGTGATTGGTAACGAAACGCGAGTTAAAGTTGTTAAAAACAAGGTTTCGCCACCCTTTAAACAAGCAGAATTTCAGATCCTTTACGGTCAGGGTATCTACCGTCTTGGCGAAGTCATTGACTTGGGCGTCAAGCAGGGCTTGGTCGACAAAGCCGGTGCTTGGTATGCCTATAAAGGTGATAAAATTGGCCAAGGTAAGGCGAATGCGGCTAAATATTTGGCTGAACATCCCGAGATAGCTGCTGAAATTGAAGGTCAAGTTCGCGAAGCCTTACTGCCTAAACCAACAGCAAAGAAAGTGGCTGATGAGTCTGTTGTTGCTGAGAAATAG
- a CDS encoding DUF3613 domain-containing protein, translating to MKPVILALALSAATAIPSFAEPEIVYTPNAKFETVTSRLLAQQSSGQNASTQEQHLSGKVSTEVYERYIKSFSHPIPERFSKDSFKTE from the coding sequence ATGAAGCCCGTAATACTTGCCCTAGCACTAAGCGCCGCCACCGCTATTCCAAGCTTCGCTGAACCGGAGATTGTGTACACCCCAAATGCAAAGTTTGAAACGGTGACCAGTCGCTTACTAGCACAACAAAGCTCTGGCCAAAATGCCAGCACGCAAGAGCAGCATCTAAGCGGCAAGGTCAGCACCGAGGTGTATGAGCGCTATATTAAAAGTTTTTCGCACCCTATTCCTGAGCGCTTCAGCAAAGACTCATTTAAAACAGAGTAA
- the mutS gene encoding DNA mismatch repair protein MutS → MTKDANTSSAEVSHTPMMVQYLKIKAEHPNEVVFYRMGDFYELFFEDAKKASELLDITLTARGKAGGNPIPMCGVPYHAVEGYLAKLVKAGESVAICEQIGDPATSKGPVERAVARIVTPGTISDEALLDERRDALLVAACGDSGVFGIAVLDMSSGRFQVLEVKGQTALIGELQRLRPAELLIADDLHIDDMPKFGGLRKLAPWEFDFDAATRGLCQHFGVQDLAGFGCEQLHHGVAAAGCLLHYVKDTQRSALPHIRQLKHESRDDAVAMDAATRRNLELDLNLSGGTENTLASVFDRCQTAMGSRLLRRWLHRPLRNQAILSARQSGVVGLIDNYQFETLRATLKQIGDLERILSRVGLRSARPRDLSRLQRSLATLPELQSQLKPFDIPYLKDLAQQISEFPSLADLLSRAVAENPPMVLRDGGVIAEGFDPELDELRSLSTDAGEFLLAMERREREKTGLSTLKVGYNRVHGYYIEISKLQAHQAPVEYIRRQTLKNAERFITPELKTFEDKALSSKSRALAREKFLYESLLDALNEELAALQTSAQGLCELDVIANLAERAIQLDLCQPEFSDKPILDIEQGRHPVVESVLDEPFIANDLKLADDRRTLIITGPNMGGKSTYMRQTALIVLLAHIGSFVPAKSVKLSLVDQIFTRIGSSDDLAGGRSTFMVEMTETANILHNATAKSLILMDEIGRGTSTFDGLSLAWACAIDLADRVHGFTLFATHYFELTVLPESYPKAANVHLGVTEHNDHIVFLHRVEEGPANRSYGLQVAKLAGIPAKVVSAAKIKLQQLESQAIKHGQLNTAGPQTDLFAAQAAPDHPVVTELEDIKPDDLSPRQAHELLYRLKDLLK, encoded by the coding sequence ATGACTAAAGACGCCAATACCAGCAGCGCCGAAGTATCCCACACGCCGATGATGGTTCAGTATTTAAAGATAAAAGCGGAACACCCCAATGAAGTGGTTTTTTACCGCATGGGCGACTTTTACGAGCTGTTTTTTGAAGACGCAAAAAAGGCGTCGGAACTACTGGATATTACCCTCACCGCGCGCGGCAAAGCCGGCGGCAACCCAATCCCCATGTGTGGTGTGCCCTACCACGCTGTAGAAGGTTATTTAGCCAAATTAGTCAAAGCCGGTGAATCGGTGGCAATTTGCGAACAAATCGGCGACCCGGCGACCAGCAAAGGCCCCGTTGAGCGCGCCGTCGCACGTATTGTGACGCCCGGCACCATCAGCGACGAAGCGCTACTCGATGAGCGCCGCGACGCGCTGCTTGTCGCCGCCTGTGGTGATTCAGGTGTATTCGGTATTGCCGTCTTAGACATGAGCAGCGGCCGTTTCCAAGTACTTGAGGTTAAAGGCCAGACTGCTCTTATTGGCGAATTACAGCGCTTGCGCCCGGCGGAGCTCCTTATTGCGGACGACCTCCACATCGACGACATGCCCAAATTTGGCGGCCTGCGCAAACTCGCTCCCTGGGAGTTTGATTTTGACGCCGCCACCCGTGGGCTCTGCCAGCACTTTGGCGTGCAAGATCTGGCCGGTTTCGGCTGCGAGCAGCTTCATCATGGCGTCGCCGCCGCCGGTTGTCTGCTGCACTATGTTAAAGACACTCAGCGCAGCGCCCTTCCCCATATTCGCCAACTCAAACATGAGTCTCGCGATGACGCCGTAGCCATGGACGCCGCAACCCGGCGCAACTTAGAACTGGATTTAAATCTGAGCGGGGGCACTGAAAACACTCTGGCATCGGTGTTTGATCGCTGCCAAACCGCCATGGGCTCGCGACTTCTGCGCCGCTGGCTACACCGACCATTGCGTAATCAAGCGATTTTGAGCGCCCGTCAAAGTGGTGTGGTCGGGCTAATTGACAATTATCAGTTTGAAACCCTGCGCGCTACGCTTAAACAAATAGGTGATTTAGAGCGTATTCTGTCCCGCGTTGGGCTGCGCTCGGCCCGGCCAAGAGACTTGTCACGCCTGCAGCGCTCACTGGCGACTCTGCCCGAGTTACAAAGCCAATTGAAACCATTTGATATCCCGTATTTAAAAGACTTAGCGCAGCAGATCAGCGAATTTCCAAGTCTGGCCGACCTGCTCAGCCGTGCCGTGGCCGAAAATCCGCCAATGGTACTGCGCGACGGCGGTGTCATCGCCGAAGGTTTTGACCCTGAGTTAGACGAGTTACGGAGTCTTAGCACCGACGCAGGTGAATTCCTATTGGCCATGGAGCGCCGCGAACGCGAGAAAACGGGCTTAAGCACGCTAAAGGTCGGCTACAATCGTGTTCACGGCTATTACATCGAAATCAGCAAGCTGCAGGCGCATCAAGCCCCGGTTGAATACATTCGCAGGCAAACCCTAAAAAATGCCGAACGGTTTATTACGCCAGAGCTTAAAACATTTGAAGACAAAGCCCTAAGCAGTAAAAGTCGGGCCTTGGCGCGAGAAAAATTCCTCTACGAGAGTTTGCTGGACGCCTTAAATGAAGAACTAGCCGCGCTGCAAACCAGCGCGCAAGGTCTGTGTGAACTCGATGTTATCGCCAACCTGGCCGAGCGCGCGATCCAGCTCGACCTATGCCAACCCGAGTTCAGTGACAAGCCAATACTGGATATCGAGCAAGGTCGTCATCCTGTCGTTGAAAGCGTGCTCGATGAGCCCTTTATTGCCAACGACCTCAAACTTGCCGACGACCGCCGCACACTCATTATTACCGGCCCAAACATGGGCGGTAAATCGACGTATATGCGGCAAACCGCGCTAATTGTACTGCTAGCCCACATCGGTAGCTTTGTGCCAGCCAAGTCCGTAAAACTCAGCTTGGTGGATCAAATATTCACCCGCATAGGCTCTTCAGACGACCTGGCCGGTGGACGCTCGACTTTTATGGTAGAAATGACCGAAACGGCCAATATTCTGCACAACGCCACCGCAAAAAGCTTAATTTTGATGGATGAAATAGGCCGTGGCACCAGCACCTTCGACGGCCTGTCTCTGGCCTGGGCCTGCGCCATTGATCTCGCCGACCGCGTTCACGGCTTTACTTTGTTTGCGACCCACTATTTTGAATTAACCGTTCTGCCAGAAAGCTACCCCAAGGCCGCTAACGTTCACCTCGGCGTCACCGAGCACAACGACCACATTGTGTTCCTACACCGGGTAGAAGAAGGTCCCGCCAACCGCAGCTACGGTTTGCAGGTGGCCAAATTAGCCGGAATTCCGGCCAAAGTAGTCAGTGCAGCTAAAATCAAACTTCAACAATTGGAATCACAAGCCATTAAGCACGGTCAACTTAATACGGCGGGGCCGCAAACCGATTTATTTGCCGCGCAAGCGGCGCCGGATCACCCCGTGGTCACGGAGCTTGAAGACATTAAACCCGACGACCTCAGCCCTCGCCAAGCCCATGAATTACTTTATCGGCTAAAGGACTTACTGAAATAA
- a CDS encoding PilT/PilU family type 4a pilus ATPase: MTFNDYLTVLAKNDGSDLFLSTGAPPCAKFHGKLKPLDKDSFSPGDIKKIAYSIMDAGQIEEFEQELEMNLAYHIPGVGRFRVNIFKQRNEISMVARNIVTDIPNVDALGLPPILKDVIMTKRGLVLFVGATGSGKSTSLAALIDHRNTNSSGHIITIEDPIEFIHRHKRSIVNQREIGMDTRSFHQALKNTLRQAPDVILIGEIRDRETMEHALAFAETGHLCISTLHANNANQALDRIINFFPEERRNQLLQDLSMNLKCFVSQRLVPTEDGKRAAAIEILLGTPTVAQAIHKGEIETIKEIMHKSENVGMQTFDLALFNLYEAGKISFAEALKNADSANNLRLRIKLHSKRGIPADAVEDSNTDDKKSISAMSLSLEMDNDEEELPE, from the coding sequence ATGACGTTTAATGACTACCTCACCGTCCTCGCCAAAAATGACGGCTCCGATCTATTCCTCAGCACAGGGGCCCCCCCCTGCGCGAAATTCCACGGTAAATTGAAACCCCTAGATAAAGACAGCTTTTCACCGGGCGACATTAAAAAAATTGCCTATTCGATTATGGATGCCGGCCAGATCGAAGAATTTGAACAAGAGCTAGAGATGAATCTCGCCTATCATATTCCTGGCGTAGGTCGCTTCAGAGTAAATATTTTTAAGCAACGCAATGAAATATCAATGGTAGCTAGGAATATCGTTACCGACATCCCTAATGTCGACGCTCTAGGCCTACCCCCTATATTAAAAGACGTAATAATGACCAAGCGTGGTTTGGTGTTATTCGTCGGCGCCACCGGCTCAGGTAAATCTACGTCCCTAGCTGCGCTTATCGATCACCGCAACACTAATAGCAGTGGCCACATCATCACCATTGAAGACCCTATAGAATTTATTCACCGCCACAAGCGCAGTATCGTCAACCAACGTGAAATTGGTATGGATACTAGGAGCTTTCACCAAGCCTTAAAGAACACCCTTCGTCAGGCGCCCGACGTTATTCTTATTGGTGAGATTCGCGACCGCGAAACCATGGAGCACGCCCTCGCCTTCGCAGAAACCGGCCATCTCTGTATTTCCACACTACACGCGAATAATGCTAACCAAGCTTTAGACCGTATTATCAATTTTTTCCCAGAAGAGCGCCGCAATCAGTTACTGCAAGACCTGTCGATGAACTTAAAGTGTTTTGTATCACAACGATTAGTGCCCACTGAGGACGGCAAACGGGCCGCAGCTATTGAGATTCTTCTCGGCACACCCACCGTCGCCCAAGCAATTCATAAAGGTGAAATTGAAACTATCAAAGAAATCATGCACAAGTCTGAAAACGTGGGCATGCAAACCTTTGACCTCGCCCTCTTCAATCTTTACGAGGCCGGTAAAATATCATTTGCGGAAGCCTTAAAAAATGCAGACTCAGCGAACAACCTCCGGCTGCGAATAAAACTGCATAGCAAACGTGGCATCCCCGCTGACGCGGTAGAAGACAGCAATACCGACGACAAAAAGTCTATATCAGCAATGAGTTTAAGCTTAGAAATGGATAATGACGAAGAAGAACTGCCTGAGTAA
- the fdxA gene encoding ferredoxin FdxA has product MTFVVGEDCIKCKHTDCVEVCPVDCFYEGPNFLVIHPDECIDCALCEPECPVNAIFSEDELPEDQQVFLELNAELAEVWPNITEMKAPPADAEEWANKPNKLQYLER; this is encoded by the coding sequence ATGACTTTTGTTGTAGGCGAAGATTGCATTAAGTGCAAACACACTGATTGTGTTGAAGTATGTCCGGTAGATTGTTTCTACGAAGGCCCGAATTTCCTCGTCATACACCCTGACGAATGTATTGACTGCGCGCTGTGTGAACCAGAATGCCCAGTCAACGCGATTTTCTCTGAAGACGAGCTACCCGAAGACCAGCAAGTATTCTTAGAATTGAATGCGGAATTGGCTGAGGTTTGGCCAAATATCACTGAAATGAAAGCACCGCCAGCAGACGCAGAAGAATGGGCTAACAAGCCCAATAAACTTCAGTACCTCGAGCGCTAG
- a CDS encoding spermidine synthase gives MIPWQHLGTAQIPNNGGELKLSRRGEEFSIRLSGVRGELMNSRLYNSEEALADLACKQLKARDNSAEISGAEILVGGLGMGYTLAAALRAVGSTSQVTVAELIPAVVEWNQGPLGDCAGQPLNDPRTKVHIGDVAELLRDNPKAYDAILLDVDNGPEGLTQNDNNWLYSQAGLDDLFTTLRPEGVLAIWSAGADSMFAIRLKKARFKVTIHTVRARPGKGSRHTIFLAQKPWQAVDQGR, from the coding sequence ATGATTCCCTGGCAACACCTTGGCACAGCACAAATACCCAATAACGGCGGCGAGCTGAAACTGAGCCGACGCGGTGAGGAGTTCTCTATTCGTTTATCTGGGGTGCGCGGCGAACTGATGAACAGCCGCTTGTACAACTCCGAAGAAGCACTGGCCGACTTGGCCTGCAAACAGCTTAAAGCCCGCGACAATAGCGCGGAAATCTCGGGCGCTGAGATTTTAGTTGGCGGCCTAGGCATGGGCTACACACTAGCGGCGGCGCTGCGCGCGGTGGGCAGCACGAGCCAGGTCACTGTCGCGGAACTGATTCCGGCCGTTGTCGAATGGAACCAAGGGCCACTAGGCGATTGCGCTGGCCAGCCCTTGAACGACCCTAGAACAAAGGTTCATATTGGCGACGTGGCCGAACTATTACGCGACAACCCCAAAGCCTATGACGCTATTTTATTGGATGTCGACAACGGCCCAGAAGGCCTGACTCAAAACGACAACAATTGGTTGTATTCTCAAGCAGGGCTCGACGACCTTTTTACCACCTTGCGCCCCGAAGGTGTATTGGCAATTTGGTCTGCGGGCGCCGACTCGATGTTTGCTATCCGCTTAAAGAAAGCGCGTTTTAAGGTCACTATCCACACTGTGCGCGCCCGCCCCGGCAAGGGCAGCCGCCACACTATATTTCTAGCCCAAAAGCCTTGGCAGGCAGTAGATCAAGGTCGTTAA